DNA sequence from the Methylacidiphilum kamchatkense Kam1 genome:
ATAAAAGCCTAGAAATCCATATTGGTCAGTTTGCTTCCCCTATAGGACTAGAGGTTATGGAAAGACCAGCGAACTTTAATTTTTCCTATGGTATTCTCTTCAATAACTTCGAACCATTCACGATGGTTGGCGGAGAAGTGTTCTATAAGTTTAATGATAATTGGACAACTCGCTGGGGACTCACCAATGGGGGCTGGAACGTGTCCAGATCGGGCTATCCTTATTTTGGCTATACAAACAACATGATTAATAGCGGAGAAGGCGTTGTGCTCTTTAATATGTGGGACTATACCTCCAAAGACAAACTCTTTTTAAATACATTTGGCTATGCGTTTGCACCAAATGGGGTTAATCCACCAGGCTTTGGATCCAGTCCTAATGGTAATTATGTGGGAGCGTATGATATTGGAGGAGACATCGTTCCAAGCGCTTATAATAACAACGGACTGTTTATGGAATTTAATGATTTTGGAACTTGGATCCCGAAGTTCGTTAAAGACCAAAAGCTTGAGTTTGCTTATGAGTTAGTCGGTGGCTTTTCAAACCGGATTGGTCCTTCCGGTATTGCGCAGCTAGGTGCCCCTACCCAAACCGCCCTTTCCATCTTTCCAGTAAGTTACCCCCTCTACGGTTACGAAGGTTCCACGAGTTTCTTTGGCATAGCTATTTATCAGATTTATAAGTTCAATAAGGTCTTCAGCATGGCCTGGAGAGAACAATATGACCATGCCAACAGAAACCAGATTTTTTCAGACATGCTTTTCCCCATGGATATCTACAGTGTTACGGTGGACTGGAGGTTTGACCTAGCGGATAATTTTATGATTCGAATAGAAAACCGGGCTGATTACGGAAAAGGATTTATGAATTGGTATTATCCAGCAGTAGGAATAGCTCCCGCTGCCGTTGGATTAAACGGAAACGGACTTGCTCAGCCTTCCAGTGGCCCTTTTTGGTTCGTTGCTGTGGATGTCGTATATAGTTACTAAAACCGATCTCATGCGGCTGTATCCCTTGGTTGGATAGAAAAAAAAGTTTTTTTTAAAAAAGTTGAACGAAACAAAAACAGTAGGCGTTTAACCTAACAAAGAAAAGAATTTTTTGTTTCCTCCTCCTCTAGATATTGAACTTAAAAAAGAAGGGTAGCCTGGTATGCTACCCTTCTTTATTTTTTAAATCGAAAGAAACGAAGAGAAAAAAAAATTTTTTTGAACAAATCTCAAAATATCGGGGTATCAATATATAAATAACCTCTGAACGATCGTTTTCCTCCTCTGACGATTCCCGGCCGAGCGGCGCTAAACACTAGCGCCGCTCTTCGTTTTTCTTCTTACAACATTTTCTTTTGCTAAAGCAACAGGTTTTTTGTAATGGAGTTGCTTTTTTTTCTTCGCTTGTTATAATACAAGCTTTTAACGAAAAAGGAGAAATTTGGGAAAGAAGCAATGGCGCTTTTAGTTCAAAAATATGGCGGGACGTCTGTTGGCAGCGTGGAGCGGATAAAGAACGTAGCGGAGCGGATTGCTGAGTTTTATAGGCAAGGGCATGATTTGATTGTCGTTGTCTCTGCGATGTCGGGAGTAACCGATCAGTTATTACAGTTAGCTTCGCAGCTGCATCCAGAACCTTCGGAGAGGGAAATTGATGTTTTGCTCTCAACAGGAGAACAAACAACCATAGCCCTGCTTTCAATTGC
Encoded proteins:
- a CDS encoding outer membrane beta-barrel protein — encoded protein: MKINKKAVGLWLFCLFLGSFPVCYAGEVEGEGESGEPATSQSLELNDSKAISSSKEVETLKKILEEEGMAAVQANNPGIKLSGYVEASYTYNFIAAPSFNRIPAVFANPAISGLHGPAAANPYVPAYPALPLRFTTDGIPGGAFNFNQLKVALEKPLTDENKWQAGFRVDMIFGQDAALGEPDAVMGIGNTFNTGSGFNSSGIFLEQAYVQFKAPIGDKSLEIHIGQFASPIGLEVMERPANFNFSYGILFNNFEPFTMVGGEVFYKFNDNWTTRWGLTNGGWNVSRSGYPYFGYTNNMINSGEGVVLFNMWDYTSKDKLFLNTFGYAFAPNGVNPPGFGSSPNGNYVGAYDIGGDIVPSAYNNNGLFMEFNDFGTWIPKFVKDQKLEFAYELVGGFSNRIGPSGIAQLGAPTQTALSIFPVSYPLYGYEGSTSFFGIAIYQIYKFNKVFSMAWREQYDHANRNQIFSDMLFPMDIYSVTVDWRFDLADNFMIRIENRADYGKGFMNWYYPAVGIAPAAVGLNGNGLAQPSSGPFWFVAVDVVYSY